The genome window CCTAGCAGCTCCCAGATCGAGTCGATAAAGCTGATCGCCGTTTTCTGGCAACTGACCTCGTCCGGCGCAAAGGGATAGGACCGCCACATCCAGAAGAAGCGCGCGATCACGCCGCGCTGGAGGCCGAGCACGCCCTTCGGCGTGCCGGTCGACCCTGACGTATAGATCACATACGCTACGTTATCGGGCGTGACGGTGGTGATCGGCGCGGTCGTTGGCGCGCCGGAGACGAGCGGCCAGTCACGATCCAGGCAGATCAGCGGCACGCCGGGCATGGCCGCGAGATCGACGAGGCGCTCCCACGTCAGCAGCACCGCAGGCCGCGCGTCCAGCAGCATCCACTGCAACCGCTCCTGGGGATAGGACGGATCGAGCGGCAGATATGCGCCGCCCGCCTTGAGCACGGCCACGACGGCGATCATCAGATCGAGCGAGCGCTCCATACAGACCGCAACCGGCACCTCCGGTCCCACTCCCAGCGTTTGCAGATAGTGCGCGAGCTGGTTGGAGCGGACATCCAGCTCGTGGTAGCGCAGCGATACGCCATCGCAGATCGCGGCGACCGCATCCGGCGTGCGTGCGGCCTGAGCGGCGAATAGCGCGTGCAGGCAGATTGGCTGCGGCAGCTCCACGGCGCTCCCGCTCCACGCCCCCACGATCTGCGCCTGCTCCGCCGCCGTCAGCAGCGGAACGCGGCCAACCGGGCGATCCGGCTGGGCGACCAGCTCGCCGAGTAGCGTCTGGAAGTACCCGGCCATCCGCGCGATCGTCGGCGGATCGAACAGATCGGTGTTGTAGTGCAGCACGCCCGCAAGCCGAGGGCCGATCTGCGCGATCGTCAGCGTCAGATCGAACAGCGCCGTCCGCTCGTCCAGCGCGACCGGCTCGACGTTCAGCGCGCCCAGGGGGATCGCGGGGCCGTCCTGCCCGATCGCGAGGCTGGCGAAGCCGTCGGCGGCGCGCGTTGGATCTTGCTGGAAGACGAACATCACCTGGAAGAGCGGCGCGCGGCTGGCATCCCGGCTCCCGTGCAGGCGCTCGACCAGCAGCCCGAACGGATACTGCTGGTGCTCGAACGCCCCCAGCACCACCGCGCGGACCTGCGCCAGCACCGACGTGAACGGCAGCGCTCCGTCCAGCGTCGTCCGCAGCACGATCGGATTGATATAGTAGCCGACCTGATCCCGCAGCTGGGGCAGGCTCCGGCCAGCCGTCGGAGAGCCGACCACGATCTCTGCTTGGTTGGTCAGGCGGAACAGTAGCGTCTGGAAGGCGGCGAGCAGCGTCATGTAGAGCGTCGTGCCGTGGGCCGCGCTCACCTCCTGCAACCGCTGCGCGAGCGCGGCGCTGAGCTGGAGCGGCTGCGCGGCTCCGGCGTAGGTCTGCACCAGCGGACGCGGACGATCGGTGGGCAGATCCAGCACCGGCAGATGGCCGCGCTCCTCCAGATCCAGGCGCTGACGCCAGTAGTCCCACAGGCGCTCCCCCTCTGGACCGGCGAGCAGCTCGCGCTGCCAGTGTACATAGTCGCCGTAGCGGAAGGTCAGCGCGGGCAGCACCACAGGACGCTCGGCCAACTCGCCGGCGTACAGCGCGCTCAGCTCGCGGAGCAGCACCACCAGCGACCAAAAATCGATGACGATATGATGCGCCGCCAGCAGGAGGATCTGCTCGTCCTCGGCGCGGCGAGCGAGCGTCAGGCGGACCAGCGGCCCCTGCTCCAGATGGAAGGGTCGGCGCGCCGCATCGGCCAGCCAATCGCGGCGCGCCGCCTCGCTCCAGCGCGTCGCATCTTCCACAGCGACATCGATACGCCCGTCAGGCAGGACTCGTTGCAGCGGCTCGCCGGAGGGTGCGGCAACGACCGTGCGGAGGGCGTCGTGCCGCATGACCAGCCGGTGCAGCGCCCGATCCAGCGCCCGGCGGTCGAGGGGCTGACGGATCCGCACCGCGCGGCTGATGGTGAAGGCCGCGCTCGTCGGCGCAAGCTGGTGCGCAATCCACATCGCGCGCTGGCCGTGCGAGAGCGGATAGTCCAGCGCCACGTCGCGGCTCGGCAGCGGAGCGCTCGATCGTCCTTCGCTGGTCGTCACGACCTGAGCAAGGATCGCCTCGGCAAGCTGCTGAAGCGTCAGGTCCTGGAGCAGCCAGGTAAACGGAAGATCCACCGCCAGATCCGTCTCAAGCCGATGGCGGACCTCGATCGCCGACAACGAGTCGATGCCCAGGCTGTGTAGCCCCTGCTCAGGCCGCAGCGTGGTGGGGTCCGCACCAAGGATCTCGGCGAGCTGCGCGCTCAGAAACGCTGCCAGCAGCGGCAGCCGCTCGGCGGGAGCCGCCGCACGGAGCTGATCGCGGCTGAGCGCTACTTCTGCCGCCTGCGCGACGCTCGGATCCAGCACCGATCGCCCGACGACCGCGAGCGTATCGGCCAGGTAGGCTGTTCGACAGGCCTGGCGCTGAATCTTGCCGCTGGAGGTTTTGGGAATACTGCCGGGCTTCAGCAGCGCCACCGCATAGACCTGCGCCTCGTGCTCGACGGAGACGGCCTGGCGGATCGCCCCGGCAACCTCGGCAAGATCCACCTGCCGCTGCTGCCGCGCAACCTCAGCGACGACGACCAGCCGCTCCGCTCCGGCGACATCGATCGAAAACGCAGCGCCGCACCCAGGCCGCAGCGCAGGATGCGCCCGCTCGGCGGTCAGCTCGATGTCCTGCGGATAATAGTTGCGTCCGCGAAGAATGATCAGGTCTTTCAACCGCCCGGTGACGAACAGCTCGCCGTCGCGGAGAAAACCGAGATCGCCGGTGCGCAGGAAGGGTCCCGCGCCGCTGTCCGCAAGGTAGGCGGCAAACGTCTGCTCCGTCGCGGCGGGATTATTCCAGTAGCCGCGCGCAACGCTCGGCCCGGCGACCCAGATCTCCCCGATCCGGTCGGCGGCACACGCGCGTCCGGTCTGCGGATCGACGATGCAGACCTGATCGTCCGGCTGGATCTGCCCGCAGCCGACCAGCAGCGTCCGATCGTCCGTCGCCGCCTCGGCAACCTGATGTGCGCCCAACGCCGTGCTCTTGAATGGCTGCATCACCGGGGGCGCGGCTTTGGCCCCGCCCGTGACGATCAGCGTCGCCTCGGCCAGACCGTAGCACGGGTAGAAGGCCTCCGCCCGGAAGCCACACGGCGCGAACGTTTCCGCAAAGCGCCGGAGCGTCTCGGCGCGGATCGGCTCAGCGCCCGTGAACGCAACATTCCAACTGCTCAGATCAAGCGTTGCCCGCTGCTCCGGGGTGATCGTGCGCACACAGAGATCGTAGGCAAAGTTCGGCCCGCCGCTGGTCGTCGCGCGGCAGCGCGAGATCGCGTCGAGCCAGCGAAACGGCGCTTGCAGAAACGCCGTCGGTGACATCAGCGTCACGGGAAATCCGGCATAGAGCGGCTGCAAAATCCCGCCGATCAGGCCCATGTCATGGTAGGGCGGCAGCCAGATCACGCCGCTGCTGTCCGAGGTATGTTCAAAGCAGCGCTGAATCCGCGCCAGATTATGCAGCAGATTGCCGTGCGAGAGCATCACGCCTTTGGGCGCGGCGGTCGAGCCGGACGTGTATTGCAGAAACGCCAGCGTCTCGCCTACGCAAGCGGGCTCGATCCACGCATCGTCGAGGTCGGCGCTCAGCCCCGGTGGCGTGAGCCAGCGCAGAGCGGGTAGCCTGGATCGCTGGGCGGTCTGCTCCTCCAGGCGAGGTGCCAGCGTTGGATGGGTCAGCGCGACCATAATGCCGGCATCGGCGATGATCGCCGCGATCCGGTCGTTGCTGCTCCGCAGGCGCGGCGGATAGGCCGGAACCGCGATCGTATCGGCATACAGGCAGCCAAAGAAGGCGGCGATATAGTCCAGTCCCGGCGGATACAGCAGCAGAATCCGTTCTCTGGGCACCACGTTGCGCTGAAGGTACGCTCCGATGGAGCGGGCATGCTGGTCAAGCTCGCGATAGGTGAAGCTGATCGCATCAGTCTCGCCCTGGGACAGAAAGGTGTAGGCCCGTTGATCCGGTTGGTGGTGTGCGCGCCAGCGCAGCAGGTCGATCAGTGTCACCGGTTTCATCTCGGCGTCGAACAGGTACCAGCGCATCCCCGCAGCTGGGAAACGGCATGGTGCAGAGGGTCCGGCTGGCGTACCTGGGGTCGTAGATTGCTACCCGTATTGTCCCTGCTACACAACAGGTTGTCAATGGTCAAATGTTCCCATCGGCTCGCGGTGAGACGGCAGGCATGGTCGACGTACTGGGACGCCTGCCGATCCGGAGAGGAGGAACGGCCAGCACGCTGATCGCGCATGGGCTGGACGCTCGCGCACGTGCGGATGGGGATGCGCAGCACCAGGCTGCCTGCCTCGTCCTCGCCCGGCGGACACACCCTTGTGCCGCTGGCGTCGATGTCCGCGCACGGCTGGCAGCCGCTAAGGCCGGTCGTCAGCGCGATGTTGGACCCAACCATCGTCCACGCGCACCGGCAGCAGCGCTCCCGCGTGCAGGCGTGTGCGCATCGCTGCTCATGGGTCGTGCGCTGGCAGCGGCTCGATCCGCGTAAGCTGATCAACAGCCAGCTCCAAAAAATCGGCGGTGCCAAAGCTGCCCGATTTGAGCACCAGCAGCAGCGGTCGCTCCGTCAGCGAGATACACGAGGGCAGGCCGGGCTGAATCTCCTGCCAGATCCGCACGCCGCCGATCCCGAGGCGGCGACAGATCGCTGCCGATGTCTCGCCGCCCGCCACCACCACCCGTCGCCCATCCGTCCGTTCCAGCGTGCAGGCGACGATCTCCGCCAGCGTTTCTTCGACCACACGGGCGACCTCGGTGGCGAGCAGCCCGGCGCGCGCGCCCTCGGCGCGTGTGCTGGCGACGATCTCCGGGCGATTCGCGGCATACACCAGCGGGTCTGCGCCACGGGCCGTATGCGCGGCCAGCAGCGCGACCGCCTGCGCGATCTCGGCCTGACGCTCCTGCGCATCGAACAGGGCGACTGTATTCACCTCGACCAGCGGCGTTCCCCTGGCGCGCAGATGGTCGATCTGGGCAATCGTCTGCGGCGTCAGGCTTCCGGCAGCGCCCAGGACGCGGCGCGAGCCGAACGACGGCAGCGCCTCTGGCTGCCGCGCCGGGGCGGGCGGCCCCCACACCGCTGGCAGCTCTTCCGCCAGCGCCGAGCTGCCACACAGGACGCGCTGCTCGCCGACCGCCTGCGCGATCGTGCGCAGCGCCGCCTGATCCGGGACATCCAGAATCAGGTAGTGGCAGCGACCACGAAGCGCCGCGACTTGCCCGCGCAGCGCGTCGGCTCCCTGCGCGATGAGGCGGTGATCGACGAGCGCGACCGCGCGCCGGGTCTGCGCCTGGAGGATCGCGACCAGGTTGGAGCGGGTCATCGGATGGATCGGATCGTGGCGGAAGGGCGACTCTTCCAGAAGCTGGCCGTGCACGTAATGCACGCCATCGATCGTCAGCCGCCCATTCTTGGGAAAGCCCAGCACAACGACGGCAAACGTCTCATCGAGCCGATCCAGCATGGCATCGAACTCCGCGCCGATATTGCCCCGGAAGACCGAGCAGGTCTTGTTGAAGAACTGGCGACAGCCCGCCTGCTGCAAGTGCTGCGTCGCCGCAGCCACCTTCCCGTAGGCGACATCCGGCGCATCCAGCCGCGAGCTGGTGTCGATGATGCAGACATCGGGCTGCTCGCCCGCCAGCGATGCCGAATCGAAGCGGTCCCACAGATACACATGGACGCGATACCCGGCCTTGGCGAACATGCTGCCGATATCGTTCGCGCCTGTGATGTCGTCCGCAACCACGCCGATCTTCATACGGGCCACGTCCGTCGCGGCTTATACCCGGCCCGGAGCAAAAAATCCTCCACGACCGCCGGATCGAGCGGTCGCAGCGCCACGCCCGCGCTCTGCGCCGTCAGCCACATCCGGCAGGTCATCTCCAGCGTATGCAGCCCCATCAGCGCCTCGCGGATGCTCGTATCGTAGACCAGCACGCCATGATTGTTCAGCAGCAGGATATTGGCCGCGTGCGCCTGCTCGCGGACCGCCGCGCCGAGCTCGGCTGATCCGGGATGGCAGTAGCGCACCCGCGCGACGCGCTCCAGGTAGTACATCGACTCGACAAACCAGCTCGATGGAAGGCTCACCTCAGAGCACGCGATGAGCGTGCTGTAGAACGGCGAGG of Herpetosiphonaceae bacterium contains these proteins:
- a CDS encoding amino acid adenylation domain-containing protein, with the protein product MRWYLFDAEMKPVTLIDLLRWRAHHQPDQRAYTFLSQGETDAISFTYRELDQHARSIGAYLQRNVVPRERILLLYPPGLDYIAAFFGCLYADTIAVPAYPPRLRSSNDRIAAIIADAGIMVALTHPTLAPRLEEQTAQRSRLPALRWLTPPGLSADLDDAWIEPACVGETLAFLQYTSGSTAAPKGVMLSHGNLLHNLARIQRCFEHTSDSSGVIWLPPYHDMGLIGGILQPLYAGFPVTLMSPTAFLQAPFRWLDAISRCRATTSGGPNFAYDLCVRTITPEQRATLDLSSWNVAFTGAEPIRAETLRRFAETFAPCGFRAEAFYPCYGLAEATLIVTGGAKAAPPVMQPFKSTALGAHQVAEAATDDRTLLVGCGQIQPDDQVCIVDPQTGRACAADRIGEIWVAGPSVARGYWNNPAATEQTFAAYLADSGAGPFLRTGDLGFLRDGELFVTGRLKDLIILRGRNYYPQDIELTAERAHPALRPGCGAAFSIDVAGAERLVVVAEVARQQRQVDLAEVAGAIRQAVSVEHEAQVYAVALLKPGSIPKTSSGKIQRQACRTAYLADTLAVVGRSVLDPSVAQAAEVALSRDQLRAAAPAERLPLLAAFLSAQLAEILGADPTTLRPEQGLHSLGIDSLSAIEVRHRLETDLAVDLPFTWLLQDLTLQQLAEAILAQVVTTSEGRSSAPLPSRDVALDYPLSHGQRAMWIAHQLAPTSAAFTISRAVRIRQPLDRRALDRALHRLVMRHDALRTVVAAPSGEPLQRVLPDGRIDVAVEDATRWSEAARRDWLADAARRPFHLEQGPLVRLTLARRAEDEQILLLAAHHIVIDFWSLVVLLRELSALYAGELAERPVVLPALTFRYGDYVHWQRELLAGPEGERLWDYWRQRLDLEERGHLPVLDLPTDRPRPLVQTYAGAAQPLQLSAALAQRLQEVSAAHGTTLYMTLLAAFQTLLFRLTNQAEIVVGSPTAGRSLPQLRDQVGYYINPIVLRTTLDGALPFTSVLAQVRAVVLGAFEHQQYPFGLLVERLHGSRDASRAPLFQVMFVFQQDPTRAADGFASLAIGQDGPAIPLGALNVEPVALDERTALFDLTLTIAQIGPRLAGVLHYNTDLFDPPTIARMAGYFQTLLGELVAQPDRPVGRVPLLTAAEQAQIVGAWSGSAVELPQPICLHALFAAQAARTPDAVAAICDGVSLRYHELDVRSNQLAHYLQTLGVGPEVPVAVCMERSLDLMIAVVAVLKAGGAYLPLDPSYPQERLQWMLLDARPAVLLTWERLVDLAAMPGVPLICLDRDWPLVSGAPTTAPITTVTPDNVAYVIYTSGSTGTPKGVLGLQRGVIARFFWMWRSYPFAPDEVSCQKTAISFIDSIWELLGPLLQGVPSVIIPDRLMHDPQTLVETLARHRVSRLWFVPSFLRMLLDLYPNLQRRLPTLSMWVTSGEALPVDLADRFRQVMPDAALYNLYGTSEVWDVTWYPLSASRQMWRIPIGSPIANSQVYILDPHLNPAPVGVPGELYVGGVGVARGYLNRPDLTAEKFVPNPVGTEAGSRLYRTGDLARWLPDGTIEYLGRGDHQIKLRGFRIEVAEIEAVLKQHPAVRTAVVIARDDVPGERRLVAYVVAQRTAEHGESGEPGAGSKEHATLSFELRAYLKERLPGFMVPATIVLLPELPLTPNGKVDRRALPKPADLQSSVDVGYRAPKSQAERIIAAVWEEVLGMTPVGTNDNFFDLGGSSLQVVQVHTRLRAAFDRDLPMLEIFRYPTVAALAAAISRDHPEPADRQAMDERIQRQNAALSRQKQRRTRR
- a CDS encoding four-carbon acid sugar kinase family protein — encoded protein: MKIGVVADDITGANDIGSMFAKAGYRVHVYLWDRFDSASLAGEQPDVCIIDTSSRLDAPDVAYGKVAAATQHLQQAGCRQFFNKTCSVFRGNIGAEFDAMLDRLDETFAVVVLGFPKNGRLTIDGVHYVHGQLLEESPFRHDPIHPMTRSNLVAILQAQTRRAVALVDHRLIAQGADALRGQVAALRGRCHYLILDVPDQAALRTIAQAVGEQRVLCGSSALAEELPAVWGPPAPARQPEALPSFGSRRVLGAAGSLTPQTIAQIDHLRARGTPLVEVNTVALFDAQERQAEIAQAVALLAAHTARGADPLVYAANRPEIVASTRAEGARAGLLATEVARVVEETLAEIVACTLERTDGRRVVVAGGETSAAICRRLGIGGVRIWQEIQPGLPSCISLTERPLLLVLKSGSFGTADFLELAVDQLTRIEPLPAHDP
- a CDS encoding class II aldolase/adducin family protein, which produces MQADPGDVIAQLQEAGRYLVAHELAWGNAGNLSARTEPDRYLITASGTRLGELSRDDLVACSIAEPAPRSDGPRPSKERPMHEAIYAARPEINAVLHASPFYSTLIACSEVSLPSSWFVESMYYLERVARVRYCHPGSAELGAAVREQAHAANILLLNNHGVLVYDTSIREALMGLHTLEMTCRMWLTAQSAGVALRPLDPAVVEDFLLRAGYKPRRTWPV